Proteins from one Oscillatoria nigro-viridis PCC 7112 genomic window:
- a CDS encoding sensor histidine kinase — MNTYFLPTISEILASEGQENDLSLFDPKLAGENNRHRCPVSRGASRLKAQQEWYGAIAALNQMLDRQKAGQKTDADRANCRSTIPNSCHGLVLSGPSSVLTDPALANGFANWIFTSIPDNDAALWSFRARQTLALLPAADEQISVPAAAPALALAIGDPLAHEQFCLVLTASFSLVMVLGENSAGIPAFLFSFDPQVVAKAWEVLRRRVTESDCLLVNSDGGFNLPVSQVTNNSNKLDALFQQFLPVEPNYQTVMLFSRLLLHNLPVGKEEAGRIKDERIDDGLRPKPKKLSATDINCKSSIPLATKEVELLQAIAHEVRTPLATIRTLTRLLLKRPKLDPVVVKRLETIDAECTAQIDRFGLIFRAVELEMSQAKNSGVQLTAMSLGEVLQNSIPRWQKQATVRNHTLEVIVPKKLPAVVSDPTMLDQVLTNLIENFTRTLPSGSRIQVEVTLAGDQLKLQLESEHLSEGNVASTFAAKANAPLRSIGPLLMVQPETGCLSLNLSVTKNLFRAAGGKLVIRQRPQKGEVMTVFLPLQ; from the coding sequence GTGAATACTTACTTTTTACCGACAATAAGCGAAATTTTAGCCTCCGAAGGCCAAGAAAATGACCTCAGTCTCTTCGATCCTAAGTTGGCGGGAGAAAATAACCGCCATCGGTGTCCTGTAAGCCGTGGGGCTTCTCGGCTGAAAGCCCAACAGGAATGGTACGGGGCGATCGCAGCTTTGAATCAAATGCTCGATCGCCAAAAAGCAGGACAAAAAACAGATGCCGATCGGGCAAATTGTCGATCGACAATCCCCAATTCCTGTCATGGGTTGGTGTTGTCCGGCCCGTCTTCGGTTTTGACTGACCCCGCTTTGGCCAACGGCTTTGCCAATTGGATTTTTACCAGTATTCCCGACAACGATGCAGCTTTGTGGTCTTTTCGGGCCAGACAAACTTTAGCTTTACTGCCGGCGGCTGATGAGCAAATATCTGTGCCTGCGGCGGCCCCGGCTTTGGCTTTGGCGATCGGCGACCCTTTGGCGCACGAGCAGTTTTGTTTGGTTTTAACTGCTAGTTTTAGCCTGGTGATGGTTTTGGGTGAAAATTCTGCGGGAATTCCGGCTTTTCTATTTTCTTTCGACCCGCAAGTAGTCGCCAAAGCTTGGGAAGTGTTGCGGCGCAGGGTGACTGAAAGCGACTGTTTGCTTGTCAATTCTGACGGCGGCTTCAATTTGCCAGTTAGCCAAGTAACTAATAATTCTAATAAATTAGACGCGCTGTTCCAGCAATTTTTGCCTGTGGAGCCAAATTATCAAACAGTGATGCTGTTCAGCCGCTTGCTGTTGCATAATTTGCCGGTTGGGAAAGAGGAAGCAGGCAGGATCAAGGATGAAAGAATTGATGATGGTTTGAGGCCGAAGCCTAAAAAGTTATCGGCTACAGATATCAACTGCAAATCTTCAATTCCTCTCGCTACTAAAGAGGTGGAATTGCTACAGGCGATCGCCCACGAAGTCCGCACTCCTTTGGCTACTATTCGCACGCTGACTCGATTGCTGCTGAAACGTCCCAAACTCGATCCGGTGGTGGTCAAGCGTTTGGAAACGATTGATGCTGAGTGTACCGCTCAGATCGATCGCTTCGGTTTAATTTTCCGCGCCGTGGAATTGGAAATGTCGCAAGCTAAAAATTCTGGCGTGCAGCTAACAGCAATGTCCCTCGGTGAAGTGCTGCAAAATAGCATTCCCCGCTGGCAAAAACAGGCGACTGTGCGAAACCACACTTTGGAAGTTATTGTGCCGAAAAAGTTGCCTGCGGTAGTCAGCGATCCGACGATGTTGGATCAGGTTTTAACTAATTTGATTGAGAATTTTACTCGAACTTTGCCTTCCGGGAGTCGCATTCAGGTGGAGGTGACATTGGCGGGCGATCAGTTAAAGTTGCAGTTGGAATCGGAACACCTATCTGAAGGTAATGTCGCATCGACTTTTGCAGCTAAGGCGAATGCTCCTTTGCGCTCGATCGGGCCTTTGTTGATGGTGCAGCCGGAGACGGGATGTTTGAGTTTAAATTTGAGCGTGACTAAGAATTTATTTCGGGCTGCTGGCGGGAAGTTGGTAATTCGCCAGCGACCCCAAAAGGGCGAGGTGATGACGGTATTTTTGCCGCTGCAATAG
- the patX gene encoding heterocyst-inhibiting protein PatX: MMRVYSSILMSSLLLSGTAVHAKSLETRSTFFAQHKSDPEILTAVADTQTFYADNDKDTPPERGSGR, from the coding sequence ATGATGCGCGTTTACTCTTCCATCCTGATGTCAAGCCTGTTACTGAGCGGTACCGCAGTTCACGCTAAAAGCTTAGAAACTCGATCGACCTTTTTTGCTCAACACAAGTCCGATCCCGAAATTTTAACCGCCGTAGCCGACACTCAGACCTTTTACGCAGATAACGATAAAGATACGCCCCCAGAACGAGGAAGCGGGAGATAA
- the coaE gene encoding dephospho-CoA kinase (Dephospho-CoA kinase (CoaE) performs the final step in coenzyme A biosynthesis.), whose amino-acid sequence MSDRIVRLIGLTGGIATGKTAISNYLADACGFPILDADIYAREAVNPGSPILDSIVKRYGAGILLPDGNLNRPELGSIIFCNADERQWLEQQIHPYVRRRLVEETQSWIAASSLVSQDTHDLSTKTQATSFFHQKLERSIVEKKPGFCAPTDTLTLVLVVPLLFEANMTDLCTEIWVVYCSPEVQLERLMQRDGLSYDRAKARINAQLPLAQKCQQADVIVDNSSTLDSLFQQVDVQVSRCEI is encoded by the coding sequence ATGAGCGATCGAATAGTCCGTCTGATCGGTTTAACTGGGGGCATCGCCACCGGTAAAACCGCTATATCTAATTATCTGGCAGATGCCTGTGGATTTCCAATTTTAGATGCCGATATTTACGCCCGCGAAGCTGTGAACCCCGGTTCGCCAATACTTGACTCTATTGTAAAACGATACGGCGCGGGTATTTTGCTCCCGGACGGCAATTTAAATCGGCCAGAGTTGGGAAGTATTATTTTTTGTAACGCAGACGAGCGGCAGTGGTTGGAACAACAGATTCACCCTTACGTGCGCCGCCGATTAGTTGAGGAAACTCAAAGCTGGATTGCTGCATCGAGTTTGGTATCCCAGGACACACATGACTTAAGTACAAAAACTCAAGCAACTAGCTTTTTTCACCAAAAGCTAGAACGAAGTATTGTTGAAAAAAAACCCGGTTTCTGCGCCCCGACTGACACGTTGACTTTGGTTTTGGTAGTGCCGCTGCTGTTTGAAGCTAACATGACTGACTTGTGTACCGAAATTTGGGTAGTTTACTGTTCGCCCGAAGTGCAGTTAGAACGACTAATGCAGCGAGACGGCTTGAGTTACGATCGAGCTAAGGCCCGCATTAACGCCCAGTTGCCGCTAGCTCAAAAGTGTCAACAAGCTGATGTTATTGTGGACAACTCGTCAACCCTCGACTCGCTATTCCAGCAGGTAGATGTGCAAGTCAGTCGCTGTGAGATTTGA
- a CDS encoding TldD/PmbA family protein: MPTSIADSKNLLSDLMARYRNQVDYLAIRLEEAEGTDILLRGEKIETLSEGVSIGGQVRACHKGGWGFASFNRLSTLAERIEEAIAAAKLIGEEETILAPVTPVQDICLLPLTGTDPRLVPLIDKKQLCDRYAAILRSIDPRIATISVRYGDSTQRIVLATSEGTMLEQGWADMEMRFAATARSGETVQTGRETTGSRKAYEDLTDLDLQVRSAAQRAVDSLALPPVQGNTYTVVIDPILTGLFVHEAFGHLSEADMAYENPDILEIMTLGRQFGPENLQIFDGAAPEGHRGSFFYDDEGTPATTTQLIKDGALVGRLHSRETAGKLGETPTGNARCLNYHYPPIVRMTNTWIERGDTPVADLFSGIKEGVYARNWQGGMTNGEMFTFSAGEAWMIRDGKLDNPVRDVTLSGNVFSTLADIEAIGDDFYWDESGGCGKAGQSGLPVGCGGPSLRIRDVVVGGEAAEED; encoded by the coding sequence ATGCCCACCTCGATCGCCGACTCGAAAAATCTGCTGTCAGACTTAATGGCACGCTACCGCAACCAAGTGGATTATCTGGCAATTCGACTCGAAGAAGCCGAAGGCACCGACATCCTGCTGCGGGGCGAAAAAATTGAAACCCTCAGCGAAGGAGTCTCAATTGGCGGCCAAGTCCGAGCTTGTCACAAAGGCGGCTGGGGCTTTGCCAGTTTTAACCGACTTTCCACCCTCGCCGAAAGAATCGAAGAAGCCATCGCCGCGGCAAAACTGATCGGCGAAGAAGAAACGATTCTGGCACCTGTCACCCCAGTACAAGACATTTGCTTGCTGCCGCTGACAGGAACAGACCCCCGTCTGGTTCCCCTAATTGACAAAAAGCAATTGTGCGATCGCTACGCGGCCATTCTCCGCAGCATTGACCCCCGCATCGCCACCATCTCCGTGCGCTACGGCGACAGCACCCAGCGGATCGTCCTCGCCACCTCCGAAGGCACCATGCTCGAACAAGGTTGGGCAGACATGGAAATGCGCTTTGCCGCCACAGCCCGCAGCGGGGAAACCGTACAAACCGGCCGCGAAACTACCGGTTCCCGCAAAGCCTACGAAGATTTAACCGATCTCGATCTTCAAGTTCGCAGCGCCGCCCAGCGCGCCGTAGATTCCCTAGCCTTACCCCCCGTCCAAGGCAACACCTACACCGTCGTCATCGACCCGATTTTGACCGGATTGTTCGTCCACGAAGCCTTCGGGCATCTTTCCGAAGCCGACATGGCCTACGAAAATCCCGACATTTTGGAAATTATGACCCTCGGCCGCCAGTTCGGCCCAGAAAACTTGCAAATTTTCGACGGTGCAGCGCCAGAGGGACACCGGGGCAGCTTTTTCTACGACGACGAAGGCACTCCCGCGACTACTACTCAGTTAATTAAAGACGGCGCTTTAGTCGGGCGGCTGCACTCCCGGGAAACGGCGGGCAAATTGGGAGAAACGCCTACTGGCAATGCTCGCTGTTTGAATTATCATTATCCGCCGATCGTCCGCATGACGAATACTTGGATCGAACGGGGTGACACGCCAGTTGCAGACTTATTTTCTGGTATCAAAGAAGGAGTTTATGCGCGCAATTGGCAAGGCGGCATGACTAACGGCGAAATGTTTACTTTCAGTGCCGGCGAAGCTTGGATGATCCGCGACGGAAAACTAGACAATCCGGTGCGGGATGTTACTCTTTCGGGTAATGTTTTCAGCACTTTAGCCGATATTGAGGCGATCGGCGACGATTTCTACTGGGATGAATCCGGCGGCTGCGGCAAGGCAGGACAAAGCGGTTTGCCCGTGGGCTGCGGCGGCCCGAGTTTGCGGATTCGCGATGTCGTTGTTGGTGGCGAAGCTGCGGAAGAAGATTAA
- a CDS encoding trifunctional serine/threonine-protein kinase/ATP-binding protein/sensor histidine kinase, protein MIELTGYQISAPIYSGTRTLVYRGTRLCDQKPVIIKVLRNEYPNFSELVHFRNQYTIAKNLNLPGIIQTYSLEPYRNGYALIVEDFGGISLKEWAGKGKMVQSLVEFFQIAIDLSNTLDILYRHRIIHKDIKPANILINPETKQVKLIDFSIASLLPRETQMLMSPNAIEGTLCYLSPEQTGRMNRGVDYRTDFYSLGVTFYELLTGELPFQSNDPMELVHSHIAKQPPLLGENRSEEIPQVLCDIVMKLMAKNPEQRYQSALGLKFDLEFCLRQLKESGTIKSFAIAQRDVCDRFIIPEKLYGRETEVAQLLAAFDRISGCETLPGNEGRRELMLVAGFSGIGKTAIVNEVHKPIVRQRGYFIKGKFDQFNRNIPFSAFVQAFRELMGQLLSESEAQLAAWKTKILAALGDSAQVIIEVIPELEQIISQQPTATELSGTAAQNRFNLLFQKFLQVFTTKQHPLVIFLDDLQWADSASLKLMQLLMSESDGRYLLLIGAYRDNEVAAAHPLILALEEIGKAEAAIHTITLAALSQTSLNQLVADTLSCFPEIAQPLTQLIYQKTKGNPFFSVQFLKMLHDDGLIHFDFDGGNWHCDIAKVKALAVTDDIVEFIALQLQKLPPATQNVLKLAACIGNQFDLGTLAVVSEQRETETAADLWQALQEELILPESEVYKFYLGMEKQDRAQNSEVVNYKFLHDRVQQAAYSLIPEDQKQSVHLHIGQLLLARTSPQQLDERIFAIVSQFNLGIDRIAIQEQRDHLANLNLTAGRKARLSAAYPASAQYCEIGLQLLATDNSDAWIRQPILTSELHVETANSACLIGAFERVDACVEAVLQHTSNPLEQVKALETKIQSLIARNQLSEAIQVARTILQKLDVELPEHPTQDMVAPALNTIRDRLMSVDVMNSPRMSDPQKLAAMNILSSMASAAYMGSPALYPLIVLKQIELSLQFGNAIQTPYAYSTYGLIVCAFGGEIVAGNRAADIAIALMEMLKASSFKAKIINLVYPFVRIWQEPIHTVLMPLLEGYQAGLETGDLEFAAYCVHNRCELAYAAGSELLQLRQEKEIYAEAIAQLKQTTALNFHQIHQQAVLNWTGEADDPQKLVGAAYDETTRLPQHQSAGDTYSIGSVYAHKLVLAYHFGQPQEALEMAQIAEQTIGAIIGTVFYGVFYFYHALTLLANTNTLPISEAVTKDLDRLTNWATHAPMNFAHKCDLIRAEQQRVLGQKAEAIDLYDRAIFLAKENQFLNEEALANELAAKFYLNWGKEKVAAGYMQEAYYCYARWGAKAKTDDLEKRYPDLLRPILQQAAQPLSILETLSTLTNSTYSFHTSTHQTTSNTSINQALDFSTLLQISQVISSTIDLDELLQIVTQTMLQNSGADRCALMLCQDRQWQVRAMATWEHISLQTEPLENNPTVPVKLIQYVKNTLATVAIDRAKTDLPVIDDYLEHHQPESLLGLPILNQGNLVGILYLENRITSGVFSRDRLVVLNFLSSQAAIALENARLYHQVQQTLNELQQTQMQMIQSEKMSALGNLVAGVAHEINNPVGFIAGNINEAHAGVQDLIDYLRLYQEKFPPSEAELINKAEAIDLDYLVEDLPKMLSSMKIGCDRIKNISTSLRTFSRADTAHKVEANIHEGLNSTLMILRHRLKANDKHPEIKIIKEYGNIPKVKCYLGQLNQVFMNLLANAIDALEESNQGRSFPEIQAHPNHITIRTKVESEKVKISIADNGKGMSEEVRNRIFDHLFTTKEVGKGTGLGLAIARQIVEEKHGGKLSCFSTPGEGTEFVIEILID, encoded by the coding sequence CTCTGAAGGAATGGGCGGGAAAAGGAAAAATGGTGCAATCTCTGGTTGAGTTTTTCCAAATTGCGATCGACCTGAGCAATACATTAGATATACTTTACCGCCACCGCATCATTCACAAAGACATTAAACCCGCCAACATTCTGATTAATCCTGAGACTAAACAAGTCAAACTCATTGACTTTAGTATTGCATCTTTGCTGCCGCGAGAAACTCAAATGCTGATGAGTCCCAACGCGATCGAAGGAACACTATGCTATTTGTCTCCCGAACAAACCGGAAGGATGAATCGCGGCGTTGACTACCGCACGGATTTTTATTCTCTGGGTGTCACCTTTTACGAGTTGCTGACGGGAGAATTGCCGTTTCAATCTAACGATCCGATGGAATTGGTACACTCTCATATTGCCAAACAACCGCCGCTGCTGGGCGAAAACAGAAGCGAAGAAATTCCCCAAGTTCTCTGCGACATCGTGATGAAATTGATGGCGAAGAATCCCGAACAGCGTTATCAGAGTGCTTTGGGGCTGAAATTTGATTTGGAGTTTTGTTTGCGTCAATTAAAAGAAAGTGGTACAATAAAGAGTTTTGCGATCGCGCAGCGGGATGTGTGCGATCGGTTCATCATACCAGAGAAACTCTACGGGAGAGAAACCGAAGTTGCCCAATTATTGGCAGCGTTCGATCGCATCTCTGGTTGCGAGACTCTTCCTGGAAACGAGGGAAGGCGCGAGTTAATGCTGGTGGCGGGTTTTTCCGGCATTGGCAAAACTGCCATTGTTAACGAAGTTCACAAACCAATTGTCCGCCAGCGCGGCTACTTCATCAAAGGCAAGTTTGACCAATTTAATCGCAATATTCCATTCTCAGCTTTTGTCCAAGCATTTCGAGAATTAATGGGTCAATTGCTGAGTGAAAGCGAGGCTCAATTAGCAGCGTGGAAAACCAAAATTTTAGCTGCGTTGGGTGACAGCGCGCAAGTAATCATTGAAGTAATTCCTGAACTAGAACAAATTATCTCTCAACAGCCAACCGCAACAGAACTGTCTGGGACGGCGGCACAGAACCGCTTTAATTTACTGTTTCAAAAATTCCTGCAAGTATTCACCACAAAACAACATCCCTTAGTAATTTTTCTCGATGATTTGCAGTGGGCTGATTCGGCATCTTTGAAACTGATGCAGTTGTTGATGAGCGAGTCAGACGGCAGATATCTATTATTAATTGGAGCTTATCGCGACAATGAAGTTGCCGCCGCTCATCCTTTGATTTTGGCGCTAGAGGAGATTGGGAAAGCAGAAGCTGCAATCCACACGATTACATTAGCCGCGCTGAGTCAAACGAGTTTAAATCAACTGGTTGCCGATACGCTTAGCTGTTTCCCAGAAATCGCACAACCATTAACTCAACTAATTTATCAAAAAACCAAAGGCAATCCATTTTTTAGCGTGCAATTCCTGAAAATGCTGCACGATGATGGGCTAATTCACTTTGACTTTGATGGGGGCAATTGGCACTGCGACATTGCCAAAGTCAAAGCATTAGCAGTGACGGATGATATCGTTGAATTTATAGCGTTGCAGTTGCAAAAATTGCCGCCAGCGACTCAGAATGTCTTAAAGTTGGCAGCTTGTATTGGCAATCAATTTGATTTGGGTACTTTGGCCGTTGTTTCCGAGCAACGGGAAACGGAAACGGCGGCGGATTTGTGGCAGGCATTGCAAGAGGAGTTAATCCTGCCTGAAAGTGAAGTCTACAAGTTTTATCTGGGGATGGAAAAACAGGATAGGGCACAAAATTCCGAGGTGGTCAATTACAAGTTTTTGCACGATCGCGTCCAGCAAGCCGCCTATTCCCTGATTCCTGAAGACCAAAAACAATCCGTCCATTTGCACATTGGGCAATTGCTATTGGCTCGAACCTCACCACAGCAACTAGACGAGAGAATTTTTGCGATTGTCAGTCAATTCAATCTGGGCATCGATCGCATTGCAATTCAGGAGCAGCGAGACCATCTAGCCAACCTCAATCTGACGGCTGGGCGTAAAGCACGGCTCTCGGCTGCTTACCCAGCATCGGCTCAATACTGTGAGATAGGGCTGCAACTTTTAGCCACTGACAATTCTGACGCATGGATCAGACAGCCCATTCTTACTTCAGAACTGCACGTTGAAACTGCTAATTCAGCCTGTCTGATTGGCGCCTTTGAGCGGGTAGATGCTTGCGTGGAGGCAGTGCTCCAACATACGTCAAACCCCCTAGAACAAGTTAAAGCCTTAGAAACAAAGATTCAATCCTTGATTGCCCGCAATCAATTATCAGAGGCGATTCAGGTGGCACGGACAATCCTTCAAAAGTTGGATGTTGAGTTGCCAGAACATCCCACCCAAGACATGGTAGCCCCTGCTCTCAATACTATTCGCGATCGACTGATGAGTGTGGATGTAATGAATTCACCAAGGATGAGCGATCCGCAGAAGCTCGCTGCAATGAATATTCTCAGCAGTATGGCTTCAGCAGCCTATATGGGTTCGCCAGCCCTCTATCCCTTGATTGTGCTCAAACAAATTGAATTGTCACTTCAGTTTGGAAATGCGATCCAAACACCCTATGCTTATTCAACCTATGGACTAATTGTTTGTGCATTTGGTGGGGAAATTGTCGCCGGGAATCGTGCTGCTGATATTGCGATCGCCTTGATGGAAATGTTGAAAGCATCGAGTTTCAAAGCGAAAATTATCAATTTAGTTTATCCCTTTGTTCGCATTTGGCAGGAGCCAATTCATACTGTACTGATGCCTTTGCTGGAAGGCTATCAAGCAGGTTTGGAAACCGGAGATTTGGAGTTCGCCGCTTACTGTGTGCATAACCGATGTGAACTTGCTTATGCGGCCGGAAGTGAACTTCTACAACTCCGGCAAGAGAAAGAAATCTATGCCGAGGCGATCGCCCAACTCAAACAAACAACTGCTCTGAACTTTCACCAAATTCATCAACAAGCAGTTTTAAATTGGACAGGTGAAGCCGACGATCCCCAGAAACTCGTTGGAGCAGCTTACGATGAAACGACGCGATTGCCTCAGCATCAGTCAGCGGGAGATACTTACTCGATCGGGAGCGTCTATGCTCATAAATTGGTTCTAGCTTACCATTTTGGGCAACCCCAAGAAGCTCTGGAAATGGCTCAAATTGCCGAGCAAACAATTGGTGCGATTATCGGAACGGTGTTCTATGGAGTCTTTTATTTCTATCATGCACTCACGCTACTCGCAAACACGAACACCTTGCCAATTAGTGAAGCGGTTACGAAGGATCTCGATCGACTTACTAACTGGGCAACTCATGCACCCATGAACTTTGCCCACAAATGCGATTTAATTCGAGCCGAACAGCAGCGAGTTTTAGGACAAAAAGCAGAGGCGATCGACCTCTACGATCGCGCGATCTTCCTAGCTAAAGAAAACCAATTCCTCAACGAAGAAGCCTTAGCCAACGAACTCGCCGCTAAATTCTACCTCAACTGGGGCAAAGAAAAAGTTGCCGCAGGCTATATGCAGGAAGCCTACTATTGTTACGCCCGCTGGGGAGCAAAAGCCAAAACCGATGACCTAGAAAAACGTTATCCCGATCTGCTGCGCCCCATCTTACAACAGGCAGCCCAACCCCTCTCTATTTTAGAAACCCTATCCACGCTCACCAATTCAACCTACTCCTTTCATACGAGCACCCACCAGACTACTTCCAACACTTCTATCAACCAGGCTCTAGATTTTTCTACCCTGCTGCAAATCTCCCAAGTAATTTCCAGCACGATCGACCTGGATGAGTTGCTGCAAATTGTGACCCAAACCATGTTACAAAACTCGGGAGCCGATCGCTGTGCACTGATGCTCTGCCAAGATCGACAATGGCAAGTGCGGGCGATGGCTACCTGGGAACACATTAGCCTGCAAACGGAACCCCTAGAGAACAATCCCACCGTTCCCGTTAAATTAATCCAGTATGTCAAAAATACCCTAGCAACAGTTGCCATCGATCGCGCCAAAACCGATCTGCCTGTGATTGACGATTATTTAGAGCACCACCAACCGGAGAGTTTGCTGGGTTTGCCAATTCTAAATCAGGGGAATTTGGTCGGCATTTTGTATCTAGAAAATCGGATAACCAGTGGCGTATTTAGTCGCGATCGCCTGGTAGTGCTGAATTTTCTCTCTAGTCAAGCGGCGATCGCTCTGGAAAATGCCCGTCTCTATCACCAAGTGCAGCAGACTTTGAATGAACTTCAGCAAACTCAGATGCAAATGATCCAAAGTGAAAAGATGTCAGCATTAGGTAATCTAGTGGCAGGGGTTGCCCATGAAATCAACAACCCCGTTGGTTTCATTGCCGGGAACATTAATGAAGCTCATGCTGGAGTCCAAGACTTAATTGATTATTTGCGCCTCTATCAAGAAAAGTTTCCTCCATCCGAAGCAGAATTGATTAATAAAGCAGAGGCAATAGATTTAGATTATCTAGTAGAAGATTTACCCAAAATGTTGAGTTCCATGAAAATAGGATGCGATCGCATCAAAAACATCAGCACATCCCTCCGCACTTTCTCTCGCGCCGATACGGCCCATAAAGTTGAGGCCAATATCCACGAAGGCCTCAATAGCACTTTGATGATTTTACGCCATCGCCTGAAAGCAAACGACAAGCATCCTGAAATTAAAATCATTAAAGAGTACGGCAATATTCCCAAAGTAAAATGTTATTTGGGACAATTAAACCAGGTATTTATGAATTTGTTAGCAAATGCGATCGATGCCTTAGAAGAATCGAATCAAGGACGGAGTTTTCCCGAAATTCAAGCCCATCCCAATCACATCACTATTCGGACAAAAGTAGAAAGTGAAAAGGTAAAAATTTCCATTGCCGATAACGGAAAAGGAATGTCAGAAGAGGTGAGAAATCGGATCTTTGACCATCTCTTTACCACTAAAGAGGTGGGGAAAGGAACTGGGTTAGGACTGGCGATCGCGCGTCAAATTGTAGAAGAAAAACACGGCGGCAAACTGAGTTGTTTTTCTACACCGGGAGAAGGAACGGAGTTTGTCATTGAGATTTTAATTGATTAA